One window of Triticum dicoccoides isolate Atlit2015 ecotype Zavitan chromosome 5A, WEW_v2.0, whole genome shotgun sequence genomic DNA carries:
- the LOC119304266 gene encoding ABC transporter A family member 7-like, with the protein MDGSRGPAGFATQANALLRKNLCFQKRNVKTNVCITVFPTLLCVLLLVMQGVINREIGKPEYRCGCACVDTAADGSCRRTECGVQYSTQDQVATCPVPSPPRWPAVLQLPPPESRAVGTASQPLDGLPSPACRDTRSCPAAFLVTGSNRSLAQSLSGQLFPALTSPLNFTDYLHTLSKIVPGSEVPASFRQFLEPAFTPGNTLYIVQPRCRSNFSQTVSVDAGPKPLKLNVDCIQGLSLWRESASVINDELFKGYRQQRESGGGKANEFAAGYDFLSTNTDSLDISIWFNSTYNNNTGVFEMALLRVPRLVNMVSNAYIKFLRGSGAEMLLEYVKDMPKVGSELKLDLSSLLGALFFTWIIELLFPVILTYLVYEKQQKLKIMMKMHGLKAGPYWMITYTYFFALSALYMILFVTFGSLIGLGFFTTNNYSLQIVFYFIYINLQIALAFFAASFFSSVKIATVVGYIYVFGSGLLGAFLLRFFIQDNSFPKGWIVVMEIIPGFSLYRGLYELGQYAFIGTAMGTDGMTWTSLSDPVNGMRTVLIIMVVEWAILLPLAFYLDQVSLLGGGLRKRLLILLKCFKKRAASFRMYSFGRIGSRVIVEMENPDATQEREAVEQLLLEPNANYAIICDNLKKVYHGRDGNPDKLAVRGLSLALPKGQCFGMLGPNGAGKTSFISMMIGLVPPTSGTAYVHGMDIRTDMNEIYTNMGVCPQHDLLWETLTGKEHLLFYGRLKNLKGAELLKATDDSLKSVNLFRGGVGHKQVGKYSGGMKRRLSVAISLIGDPKVVFMDEPSTGLDPASRNSLWSVVKEAKKNRAIILTTHSMEEAEVLCDRLSIFVDGGFQCIGNPKELKARYGGTYVLTITTSPEHEQEVEQLVHRLSPNANRIYHISGTQKFELPKQEVKIASVFHEVESAKCRFSIHAWGLADTTLEDVFIKVAQGAQAFSVNA; encoded by the exons ATGGACGGCTCGAGGGGCCCCGCCGGCTTCGCCACGCAGGCCAACGCCCTCCTCCGCAAGAACCTCTGCTTCcag AAGCGGAACGTGAAGACGAACGTCTGCATCACCGTCTTCCCGACCCTACTCTGCGTGCTGCTGCTGGTGATGCAGGGCGTCATCAACCGCGAGATCGGCAAGCCGGAGTACCGCTGCGGCTGCGCGTGCGTCGACACGGCCGCCGACGGGAGCTGCCGGAGGACCGAGTGCGGCGTCCAGTACTCCACGCAGGACCAGGTCGCCACCTGCCCGGTCCCCAGCCCGCCGCGGTGGCCGGCCGTGCTCCAGCTGCCACCGCCCGAGTCCAGGGCCGTCGGGACCGCCTCCCAGCCGCTCGACGGTTTGCCTAGCCCGGCTTGCCGGGACACCCGCTCTTGCCCCGCCGCGTTCCTCGTCACCGGAAGCAACCGCTCGCTCGCCCAAA GTCTTTCGGGTCAACTGTTCCCTGCTCTGACTTCGCCTTTGAATTTCACTGACTATCTACATACACTCTCCAAGATTGTTCCT GGCTCTGAAGTGCCGGCGTCGTTTAGACAGTTTTTAGAGCCAGCGTTTACTCCAGGGAATACTCTGTATATTGTTCAACCTCGGTGTAGGTCCAATTTCTCGCAAACAGTTTCAGTCGATGCTGGGCCGAAACCCCTTAAACTCA ATGTAGACTGCATTCAAGGTTTATCGTTATGGCGTGAAAGCGCATCAGTTATCAATGACGAACTATTTAAGGGTTATAGGCAACAAAGAGAAAGTGGAGGAGGGAAGGCGAATGAGTTTGCTGCAG GTTACGACTTCCTGAGTACAAATACAGATAGTCTTGATATTAGTATTTGGTTCAACTCTACATATAACAACAATACCGGAGTTTTTGAAATGGCATTATTACGAGTACCACGCTTGGTTAACATG GTGTCCAACGCATACATCAAGTTTCTCAGAGGAAGTGGAGCAGAAATGCTGCTTGAATATGTTAAAGATATGCCTAAAGTAGGATCAGAACTTAAACTTGACCTGTCTTCTCTTCTTGGTGCgctattcttcacatggatcattgagctactgttTCCA GTTATACTAACATATCTCGTGTATGAGAAGCAACAAaagctgaaaattatgatgaagatgcATGGTTTGAAGGCCGGTCCTTACTGGATGATAACTTATACTTACTTCTTTGCTCTATCAGCTCTCTATATGATACTATTTGTCACTTTTGGCTCCTTGATAG GTCTGGGTTTCTTTACAACAAATAATTACAGCCTTCAGATTGTTTTCTACTTCATCTACATAAATCTGCAGATTGCTCTCGCATTTTTCGCAGCATCGTTCTTTTCTTCTGTCAAAATAGCCACAG TGGTTGGTTACATCTATGTATTTGGTTCTGGTTTACTAGGGGCATTTCTTCTGCGCTTTTTTATCCAGGATAATAGTTTCCCGA AGGGTTGGATAGTGGTGATGGAGATTATCCCTGGATTTTCACTTTACAGAGGGTTATACGAGCTTGGTCAATATGCATTCATTGGAACTGCAATGGGAACCGATGGTATGACGTGGACTAGTTTGAGTGACCCTGTCAATGGAATGCGTACTGTATTGATTATCATGGTTGTTGAATGGGCAATACTTCTCCCATTGGCATTTTATTTGGATCAAGTCTCATTACTGGGTGGTGGACTCCGAAAAAGGTTGTTAATCTTGTTGAAATGCTTTAAGAAGCGAGCTGCATCATTCCGGATGTATAGCTTTGGTCGGATAGGATCTAGAGTAATAGTTGAAATGGAGAACCCCGACGCGACTCAGGAA AGAGAGGCCGTTGAGCAGCTTCTGCTGGAACCCAATGCAAATTATGCTATTATATGTGATAACCTAAAGAAGGTTTACCATGGAAGGGATGGAAATCCTGACAAGCTTGCAGTTCGTGGGTTGTCTCTTGCCCTCCCGAAAGGCCAATGTTTTGGGATGCTTGGCCCAAATGGGGCTGGGAAAACATCCTTCATTAGTATG ATGATTGGGCTCGTTCCACCTACGTCTGGCACTGCTTATGTCCATGGAATGGATATACGTACTGATATGAACGAAATATACACAAATATGGGTGTCTGCCCACAACATGA CTTACTTTGGGAAACATTGACGGGAAAAGAGCATCTGTTGTTTTATGGAAGACTAAAAAATCTTAAAGGCGCTGAATTGCTGAAG GCAACTGATGATTCTCTGAAGAGTGTTAACCTATTCCGTGGTGGTGTCGGTCATAAGCAAGTGGGGAAGTACAGTGGGGGCATGAAACGGAGGCTTAGTGTCGCAATCTCCTTAATTGGAGATCCCAAG GTTGTCTTCATGGATGAGCCGAGCACTGGACTAGATCCAGCATCAAGAAATAGCCTGTGGAGTGTTGTGAAGGAAGCGAAGAAAAACCGTGCCATCATTCTTACAA CACATTCAATGGAAGAGGCAGAGGTACTATGTGATAGACTCAGTATTTTTGTTGATGGTGGTTTCCAATGCATTGGAAATCCGAAAGAG CTAAAAGCAAGATATGGGGGTACCTATGTGCTCACAATCACAACATCTCCGGAACATGAGCAGGAGGTTGAACAACTGGTTCACCGTTTATCGCCAAATGCAAACAGGATATATCACATATCTGGAACACAGAAATTTGAGCTGCCAAAGCAGGAGGTGAAGATAGCAAGCGTCTTCCATGAAGTTGAGAGTGCAAAATGCCGTTTTAGCATACACGCTTGGGGGCTCGCTGACACCACCTTGGAAGATGTCTTCATCAAGGTTGCCCAGGGAGCACAAGCCTTTAGTGTGAATGCTTAA